From one Dysidea avara chromosome 9, odDysAvar1.4, whole genome shotgun sequence genomic stretch:
- the LOC136267078 gene encoding zinc finger SWIM domain-containing protein 3-like isoform X2, producing MAEERDDADGQTEVQCIETEVETDLDRTGFTVGDLFFNYEDVSKRLEAYERATFTKFWKRDARTVAAASKRLARTISPSLKYYEVKFCCIHGGQSFRPQGKGQRNTWTFKQDCPVNISLRANAAGDALEVKSLCLEHSHDLSQELFNHLPQQRRLPKEVKEKAAKLLEMKANNKLVQQTLCQETGKVILLKDLANINNTRKRQETRNDLNATVNLLTDKYGASVEVFCNKDNEFRGLFFQDLQMREAFDAYPEIVFVDATYKLLQLGVPIYLFLCEDSNGLSEVVGVAMLVTEDADGMQWMVDAFKKHNSRWEKIRVVMADKDIGERDVLKKCLPSAKILICLFHTLRSFRREISCDKLGISSGARTVSLELIQKMAYAKSEAEYNSLYVQFQRDAPKQVLEYFDECWHPIKDEWVMGIAACSGTFLNTTNNRLESINGKLKQVISRNSSLEEFISHFFVILTALRTERDHKAAVMFQKTKVQPFSQGSPESEYTKLLTLYASTLVLKQLELAKKVKEIKEDNGRYIVQTSEGERTVSLEKCACGFYSSICLPCRHIFALRIKLGKPLYDPTVCEQRWTTAYYKSTQRIFSTSQETASLSVVKSCNKRRALSQHEKYRKAVVISSELASVASVASHIHFKRRLKLLRDLTDYWKRGEEVGLIEINRGSSDEASEYDDDSEGEVSRSPSNTSENADYETVFDSQPSSVFNATSVSSPPQETVVNAVSCQATVVSASSSQVTVVNAVSSQPLATVVNAVSSQAGVANTAFGQPQVVVNTVSSHPQVAMVNTAFSQPQAVVNTVSCQPQAVVVNAAFSQPQATVFNERNCTSVLRDIKVPSAIKKRGRPRGSELTVVGLPKKKNRRGVEGPCPFIRLHTSDKEKDAWMIVEDIIRQKKKKTVWICSVCQHDLHSDQSVLCDSCLT from the exons ATGGCGGAAGAGCGTGACGACGCCGATGGTCAAACTGAGGTCCAGTGTATTGAAACGGAAGTTGAGACTGACTTGGACAGAACGGGCTTTACTGTAGGAGACCTGTTCTTCAATTATGAAGACGTTTCCAAGCGACTGGAGGCTTATGAAAGGGCCACCTTCACAAAGTTTTGGAAACGCGACGCAAGAACAGTAGCAGCCGCCAGTAAACGATTGGCCCGTACCATCAGTCCTTCCCTTAAGTATTATGAAGTCAAGTTTTGCTGCATCCATGGTGGCCAGTCATTTAGACCCCAAGGAAAGGGACAAAGGAACACTTG GACCTTCAAGCAAGATTGTCCAGTAAACATATCACTGAGGGCAAATGCAGCTGGTGATGCTTTGGAAGTAAAGAGCTTATGCTTGGAACATAGCCATGACTTGTCTCAG GAACTGTTTAACCATCTTCCCCAACAAAGACGTTTACCAAAAGAAGTCAAGGAGAAAGCAGCTAAGTTGCTGGAAATGAAAGCAAACAATAAGCTAGTGCAGCAGACACTTTGTCAGGAAACTGGAAAGGTAATACTACTAAAAGATCTTGCCAACATTAACAATACCAGAAAAAGGCAAGAGACCCGGAATGATTTGAATGCAACTGTCAACTTACTTACTGATAAATATG GTGCCAGTGTGGAAGTATTTTGCAACAAAGATAATGAATTTAGAGGGCTGTTCTTTCAAGATCTGCAAATGAGGGAGGCATTTGATGCTTATCCAGAAATTGTGTTTGTTGATGCTACTTACAAGTTGTTGCAACTTGGTGTACCAATATACCTTTTCCTGTGTGAAGATTCAAATGGTCTGAGTGAAGTTGTTGGCGTTGCCATGTTGGTAACTGAGGATGCTGATGGAATGCAGTGGATGGTAGATGCATTTAAGAAGCACAACAGTAGGTGGGAGAAAATCAGAGTTGTGATGGCTGATAAAGACATAGGGGAGCGAGATGTGCTGAAAAAATGTCTACCAAGTGCCAAAATTCTCATTTGTCTGTTTCACACTTTACGTAGTTTCCGTCGAGAAATATCTTGTGATAAGCTTGGAATTTCATCTGGAGCAAGGACTGTGTCTCTAGAATTGATCCAAAAAATGGCTTATGCTAAGTCAGAAGCTGAGTACAATAGCTTGTATGTTCAGTTTCAACGGGATGCTCCTAAACAGGTCCTAGAATACTTTGATGAATGCTGGCATCCAATAAAGGATGAATGGGTAATGGGAATAGCTGCTTGCAGTGGGACCTTTTTAAACACAACTAACAACAGGCTTGAAAGCATTAACGGTAAACTTAAGCAAGTCATCAGCCGTAACAGTTCCCTTGAAGAATTCATTAGTCATTTTTTTGTCATCCTGACTGCATTAAGAACTGAACGTGATCACAAAGCTGCTGTAATGTTTCAGAAGACAAAGGTGCAGCCTTTTTCACAAGGAAGTCCAGAGAGTGAGTATACAAAATTGCTTACATTGTATGCTTCAACATTAGTTCTTAAGCAATTAGAGCTAGCAAAGAAGGTGAAAGAAATCAAAGAAGACAATGGCAGATATATTGTCCAGACATCAGAAGGAGAGAGGACTGTTAGTCTTGAAAAGTGTGCATGTGGCTTCTACTCTTCAATCTGCCTGCCATGTCGTCACATATTTGCTTTACGAATTAAGCTTGGAAAACCACTTTATGATCCAACTGTATGTGAGCAGCGATGGACAACAGCTTACTACAAATCAACCCAGCGAATATTTTCAACTTCCCAAGAAACAGCATCTTTATCAGTTGTGAAGTCATGTAATAAGCGCCGAGCGCTTAGCCAACATGAGAAATATCGTAAAGCTGTAGTTATTTCTTCAGAGTTAGCATCAGTCGCCAGTGTTGCATCACACATACACTTCAAACGTAGACTAAAACTATTAAGAGATCTAACTGATTACTGGAAACGTGGTGAAGAAGTTGGGCTGATTGAGATAAACAGAG GCTCATCTGATGAAGCAAGCGAGTATGATGATGATAGTGAAGGAGAAGTTTCTCGCTCTCCTAGTAACACAAGTGAAAATGCAGATTACGAAACAGTGTTTGATAGTCAGCCATCGAGTGTCTTCAATGCGACTAGTGTGTCTAGTCCACCACAGGAAACAGTGGTCAATGCAGTGTCATGTCAGGCAACAGTGGTCAGTGCATCATCCAGTCAGGTGACAGTGGTTAATGCAGTATCCAGTCAACCATTGGCAACAGTGGTCAATGCAGTGTCTAGTCAAGCAGGGGTGGCTAACACAGCGTTCGGTCAACCACAGGTAGTGGTCAATACAGTGTCCAGTCACCCACAGGTAGCGATGGTCAACACAGCATTCAGTCAACCACAGGCAGTGGTCAATACAGTGTCCTGTCAACCACAGGCAGTGGTGGTCAATGCAGCATTCAGTCAACCACAGGCAACAGTGTTTAATGAAAGAAATTGTACTAGTGTTTTGCGAG ATATAAAGGTTCCTTCAGCAATAAAGAAACGGGGACGTCCGAGGGGCAGTGAACTAACAGTAGTGGGTCTTCCAAAGAAGAAAAATAGAAGAGGTGTTGAAGGACCTTGCCCATTCATCCGATTACACACATCTGATAAGGAGAAGG ATGCATGGATGATTGTTGAAGACATCATCAgacaaaagaaaaagaagaCAGTGTGGATATGCAGTGTGTGCCAACACGACCTTCACAGTGACCAATCTGTTTTATGTGATTCTTGTTTGACATAG
- the LOC136267078 gene encoding zinc finger SWIM domain-containing protein 3-like isoform X3: protein MAEERDDADGQTEVQCIETEVETDLDRTGFTVGDLFFNYEDVSKRLEAYERATFTKFWKRDARTVAAASKRLARTISPSLKYYEVKFCCIHGGQSFRPQGKGQRNTWTFKQDCPVNISLRANAAGDALEVKSLCLEHSHDLSQELFNHLPQQRRLPKEVKEKAAKLLEMKANNKLVQQTLCQETGKVILLKDLANINNTRKRQETRNDLNATVNLLTDKYGASVEVFCNKDNEFRGLFFQDLQMREAFDAYPEIVFVDATYKLLQLGVPIYLFLCEDSNGLSEVVGVAMLVTEDADGMQWMVDAFKKHNSRWEKIRVVMADKDIGERDVLKKCLPSAKILICLFHTLRSFRREISCDKLGISSGARTVSLELIQKMAYAKSEAEYNSLYVQFQRDAPKQVLEYFDECWHPIKDEWVMGIAACSGTFLNTTNNRLESINGKLKQVISRNSSLEEFISHFFVILTALRTERDHKAAVMFQKTKVQPFSQGSPESEYTKLLTLYASTLVLKQLELAKKVKEIKEDNGRYIVQTSEGERTVSLEKCACGFYSSICLPCRHIFALRIKLGKPLYDPTVCEQRWTTAYYKSTQRIFSTSQETASLSVVKSCNKRRALSQHEKYRKAVVISSELASVASVASHIHFKRRLKLLRDLTDYWKRGEEVGLIEINRGSSDEASEYDDDSEGEVSRSPSNTSENADYETVFDSQPSSVFNATSVSSPPQETVVNAVSCQATVVSASSSQVTVVNAVSSQPLATVVNAVSSQAGVANTAFGQPQVVVNTVSSHPQVAMVNTAFSQPQAVVNTVSCQPQAVVVNAAFSQPQATVFNERNCTSVLRDIKVPSAIKKRGRPRGSELTVVGLPKKKNRRGVEGPCPFIRLHTSDKEKVILNWFVDKEMHG from the exons ATGGCGGAAGAGCGTGACGACGCCGATGGTCAAACTGAGGTCCAGTGTATTGAAACGGAAGTTGAGACTGACTTGGACAGAACGGGCTTTACTGTAGGAGACCTGTTCTTCAATTATGAAGACGTTTCCAAGCGACTGGAGGCTTATGAAAGGGCCACCTTCACAAAGTTTTGGAAACGCGACGCAAGAACAGTAGCAGCCGCCAGTAAACGATTGGCCCGTACCATCAGTCCTTCCCTTAAGTATTATGAAGTCAAGTTTTGCTGCATCCATGGTGGCCAGTCATTTAGACCCCAAGGAAAGGGACAAAGGAACACTTG GACCTTCAAGCAAGATTGTCCAGTAAACATATCACTGAGGGCAAATGCAGCTGGTGATGCTTTGGAAGTAAAGAGCTTATGCTTGGAACATAGCCATGACTTGTCTCAG GAACTGTTTAACCATCTTCCCCAACAAAGACGTTTACCAAAAGAAGTCAAGGAGAAAGCAGCTAAGTTGCTGGAAATGAAAGCAAACAATAAGCTAGTGCAGCAGACACTTTGTCAGGAAACTGGAAAGGTAATACTACTAAAAGATCTTGCCAACATTAACAATACCAGAAAAAGGCAAGAGACCCGGAATGATTTGAATGCAACTGTCAACTTACTTACTGATAAATATG GTGCCAGTGTGGAAGTATTTTGCAACAAAGATAATGAATTTAGAGGGCTGTTCTTTCAAGATCTGCAAATGAGGGAGGCATTTGATGCTTATCCAGAAATTGTGTTTGTTGATGCTACTTACAAGTTGTTGCAACTTGGTGTACCAATATACCTTTTCCTGTGTGAAGATTCAAATGGTCTGAGTGAAGTTGTTGGCGTTGCCATGTTGGTAACTGAGGATGCTGATGGAATGCAGTGGATGGTAGATGCATTTAAGAAGCACAACAGTAGGTGGGAGAAAATCAGAGTTGTGATGGCTGATAAAGACATAGGGGAGCGAGATGTGCTGAAAAAATGTCTACCAAGTGCCAAAATTCTCATTTGTCTGTTTCACACTTTACGTAGTTTCCGTCGAGAAATATCTTGTGATAAGCTTGGAATTTCATCTGGAGCAAGGACTGTGTCTCTAGAATTGATCCAAAAAATGGCTTATGCTAAGTCAGAAGCTGAGTACAATAGCTTGTATGTTCAGTTTCAACGGGATGCTCCTAAACAGGTCCTAGAATACTTTGATGAATGCTGGCATCCAATAAAGGATGAATGGGTAATGGGAATAGCTGCTTGCAGTGGGACCTTTTTAAACACAACTAACAACAGGCTTGAAAGCATTAACGGTAAACTTAAGCAAGTCATCAGCCGTAACAGTTCCCTTGAAGAATTCATTAGTCATTTTTTTGTCATCCTGACTGCATTAAGAACTGAACGTGATCACAAAGCTGCTGTAATGTTTCAGAAGACAAAGGTGCAGCCTTTTTCACAAGGAAGTCCAGAGAGTGAGTATACAAAATTGCTTACATTGTATGCTTCAACATTAGTTCTTAAGCAATTAGAGCTAGCAAAGAAGGTGAAAGAAATCAAAGAAGACAATGGCAGATATATTGTCCAGACATCAGAAGGAGAGAGGACTGTTAGTCTTGAAAAGTGTGCATGTGGCTTCTACTCTTCAATCTGCCTGCCATGTCGTCACATATTTGCTTTACGAATTAAGCTTGGAAAACCACTTTATGATCCAACTGTATGTGAGCAGCGATGGACAACAGCTTACTACAAATCAACCCAGCGAATATTTTCAACTTCCCAAGAAACAGCATCTTTATCAGTTGTGAAGTCATGTAATAAGCGCCGAGCGCTTAGCCAACATGAGAAATATCGTAAAGCTGTAGTTATTTCTTCAGAGTTAGCATCAGTCGCCAGTGTTGCATCACACATACACTTCAAACGTAGACTAAAACTATTAAGAGATCTAACTGATTACTGGAAACGTGGTGAAGAAGTTGGGCTGATTGAGATAAACAGAG GCTCATCTGATGAAGCAAGCGAGTATGATGATGATAGTGAAGGAGAAGTTTCTCGCTCTCCTAGTAACACAAGTGAAAATGCAGATTACGAAACAGTGTTTGATAGTCAGCCATCGAGTGTCTTCAATGCGACTAGTGTGTCTAGTCCACCACAGGAAACAGTGGTCAATGCAGTGTCATGTCAGGCAACAGTGGTCAGTGCATCATCCAGTCAGGTGACAGTGGTTAATGCAGTATCCAGTCAACCATTGGCAACAGTGGTCAATGCAGTGTCTAGTCAAGCAGGGGTGGCTAACACAGCGTTCGGTCAACCACAGGTAGTGGTCAATACAGTGTCCAGTCACCCACAGGTAGCGATGGTCAACACAGCATTCAGTCAACCACAGGCAGTGGTCAATACAGTGTCCTGTCAACCACAGGCAGTGGTGGTCAATGCAGCATTCAGTCAACCACAGGCAACAGTGTTTAATGAAAGAAATTGTACTAGTGTTTTGCGAG ATATAAAGGTTCCTTCAGCAATAAAGAAACGGGGACGTCCGAGGGGCAGTGAACTAACAGTAGTGGGTCTTCCAAAGAAGAAAAATAGAAGAGGTGTTGAAGGACCTTGCCCATTCATCCGATTACACACATCTGATAAGGAGAAGG TGATCTTAAATTGGTTTGTTGACAAAGAG ATGCATGGATGA
- the LOC136267078 gene encoding zinc finger SWIM domain-containing protein 3-like isoform X1: MAEERDDADGQTEVQCIETEVETDLDRTGFTVGDLFFNYEDVSKRLEAYERATFTKFWKRDARTVAAASKRLARTISPSLKYYEVKFCCIHGGQSFRPQGKGQRNTWTFKQDCPVNISLRANAAGDALEVKSLCLEHSHDLSQELFNHLPQQRRLPKEVKEKAAKLLEMKANNKLVQQTLCQETGKVILLKDLANINNTRKRQETRNDLNATVNLLTDKYGASVEVFCNKDNEFRGLFFQDLQMREAFDAYPEIVFVDATYKLLQLGVPIYLFLCEDSNGLSEVVGVAMLVTEDADGMQWMVDAFKKHNSRWEKIRVVMADKDIGERDVLKKCLPSAKILICLFHTLRSFRREISCDKLGISSGARTVSLELIQKMAYAKSEAEYNSLYVQFQRDAPKQVLEYFDECWHPIKDEWVMGIAACSGTFLNTTNNRLESINGKLKQVISRNSSLEEFISHFFVILTALRTERDHKAAVMFQKTKVQPFSQGSPESEYTKLLTLYASTLVLKQLELAKKVKEIKEDNGRYIVQTSEGERTVSLEKCACGFYSSICLPCRHIFALRIKLGKPLYDPTVCEQRWTTAYYKSTQRIFSTSQETASLSVVKSCNKRRALSQHEKYRKAVVISSELASVASVASHIHFKRRLKLLRDLTDYWKRGEEVGLIEINRGSSDEASEYDDDSEGEVSRSPSNTSENADYETVFDSQPSSVFNATSVSSPPQETVVNAVSCQATVVSASSSQVTVVNAVSSQPLATVVNAVSSQAGVANTAFGQPQVVVNTVSSHPQVAMVNTAFSQPQAVVNTVSCQPQAVVVNAAFSQPQATVFNERNCTSVLRDIKVPSAIKKRGRPRGSELTVVGLPKKKNRRGVEGPCPFIRLHTSDKEKVILNWFVDKEVINATKKGILIEEKDVECRTELVPNSVLDENVDVCLVRKYFSTDAWMIVEDIIRQKKKKTVWICSVCQHDLHSDQSVLCDSCLT, from the exons ATGGCGGAAGAGCGTGACGACGCCGATGGTCAAACTGAGGTCCAGTGTATTGAAACGGAAGTTGAGACTGACTTGGACAGAACGGGCTTTACTGTAGGAGACCTGTTCTTCAATTATGAAGACGTTTCCAAGCGACTGGAGGCTTATGAAAGGGCCACCTTCACAAAGTTTTGGAAACGCGACGCAAGAACAGTAGCAGCCGCCAGTAAACGATTGGCCCGTACCATCAGTCCTTCCCTTAAGTATTATGAAGTCAAGTTTTGCTGCATCCATGGTGGCCAGTCATTTAGACCCCAAGGAAAGGGACAAAGGAACACTTG GACCTTCAAGCAAGATTGTCCAGTAAACATATCACTGAGGGCAAATGCAGCTGGTGATGCTTTGGAAGTAAAGAGCTTATGCTTGGAACATAGCCATGACTTGTCTCAG GAACTGTTTAACCATCTTCCCCAACAAAGACGTTTACCAAAAGAAGTCAAGGAGAAAGCAGCTAAGTTGCTGGAAATGAAAGCAAACAATAAGCTAGTGCAGCAGACACTTTGTCAGGAAACTGGAAAGGTAATACTACTAAAAGATCTTGCCAACATTAACAATACCAGAAAAAGGCAAGAGACCCGGAATGATTTGAATGCAACTGTCAACTTACTTACTGATAAATATG GTGCCAGTGTGGAAGTATTTTGCAACAAAGATAATGAATTTAGAGGGCTGTTCTTTCAAGATCTGCAAATGAGGGAGGCATTTGATGCTTATCCAGAAATTGTGTTTGTTGATGCTACTTACAAGTTGTTGCAACTTGGTGTACCAATATACCTTTTCCTGTGTGAAGATTCAAATGGTCTGAGTGAAGTTGTTGGCGTTGCCATGTTGGTAACTGAGGATGCTGATGGAATGCAGTGGATGGTAGATGCATTTAAGAAGCACAACAGTAGGTGGGAGAAAATCAGAGTTGTGATGGCTGATAAAGACATAGGGGAGCGAGATGTGCTGAAAAAATGTCTACCAAGTGCCAAAATTCTCATTTGTCTGTTTCACACTTTACGTAGTTTCCGTCGAGAAATATCTTGTGATAAGCTTGGAATTTCATCTGGAGCAAGGACTGTGTCTCTAGAATTGATCCAAAAAATGGCTTATGCTAAGTCAGAAGCTGAGTACAATAGCTTGTATGTTCAGTTTCAACGGGATGCTCCTAAACAGGTCCTAGAATACTTTGATGAATGCTGGCATCCAATAAAGGATGAATGGGTAATGGGAATAGCTGCTTGCAGTGGGACCTTTTTAAACACAACTAACAACAGGCTTGAAAGCATTAACGGTAAACTTAAGCAAGTCATCAGCCGTAACAGTTCCCTTGAAGAATTCATTAGTCATTTTTTTGTCATCCTGACTGCATTAAGAACTGAACGTGATCACAAAGCTGCTGTAATGTTTCAGAAGACAAAGGTGCAGCCTTTTTCACAAGGAAGTCCAGAGAGTGAGTATACAAAATTGCTTACATTGTATGCTTCAACATTAGTTCTTAAGCAATTAGAGCTAGCAAAGAAGGTGAAAGAAATCAAAGAAGACAATGGCAGATATATTGTCCAGACATCAGAAGGAGAGAGGACTGTTAGTCTTGAAAAGTGTGCATGTGGCTTCTACTCTTCAATCTGCCTGCCATGTCGTCACATATTTGCTTTACGAATTAAGCTTGGAAAACCACTTTATGATCCAACTGTATGTGAGCAGCGATGGACAACAGCTTACTACAAATCAACCCAGCGAATATTTTCAACTTCCCAAGAAACAGCATCTTTATCAGTTGTGAAGTCATGTAATAAGCGCCGAGCGCTTAGCCAACATGAGAAATATCGTAAAGCTGTAGTTATTTCTTCAGAGTTAGCATCAGTCGCCAGTGTTGCATCACACATACACTTCAAACGTAGACTAAAACTATTAAGAGATCTAACTGATTACTGGAAACGTGGTGAAGAAGTTGGGCTGATTGAGATAAACAGAG GCTCATCTGATGAAGCAAGCGAGTATGATGATGATAGTGAAGGAGAAGTTTCTCGCTCTCCTAGTAACACAAGTGAAAATGCAGATTACGAAACAGTGTTTGATAGTCAGCCATCGAGTGTCTTCAATGCGACTAGTGTGTCTAGTCCACCACAGGAAACAGTGGTCAATGCAGTGTCATGTCAGGCAACAGTGGTCAGTGCATCATCCAGTCAGGTGACAGTGGTTAATGCAGTATCCAGTCAACCATTGGCAACAGTGGTCAATGCAGTGTCTAGTCAAGCAGGGGTGGCTAACACAGCGTTCGGTCAACCACAGGTAGTGGTCAATACAGTGTCCAGTCACCCACAGGTAGCGATGGTCAACACAGCATTCAGTCAACCACAGGCAGTGGTCAATACAGTGTCCTGTCAACCACAGGCAGTGGTGGTCAATGCAGCATTCAGTCAACCACAGGCAACAGTGTTTAATGAAAGAAATTGTACTAGTGTTTTGCGAG ATATAAAGGTTCCTTCAGCAATAAAGAAACGGGGACGTCCGAGGGGCAGTGAACTAACAGTAGTGGGTCTTCCAAAGAAGAAAAATAGAAGAGGTGTTGAAGGACCTTGCCCATTCATCCGATTACACACATCTGATAAGGAGAAGG TGATCTTAAATTGGTTTGTTGACAAAGAGGTAATTAATGCCACTAAAAAGGGAATACTTATTGAAGAGAAGGATGTTGAATGTAGGACTGAGCTAGTTCCTAACTCTGTGTTGGATGAAAATGTTGATGTGTGTTTGGTCAGAAAATATTTCTCAACAGATGCATGGATGATTGTTGAAGACATCATCAgacaaaagaaaaagaagaCAGTGTGGATATGCAGTGTGTGCCAACACGACCTTCACAGTGACCAATCTGTTTTATGTGATTCTTGTTTGACATAG